In Vicinamibacterales bacterium, one genomic interval encodes:
- a CDS encoding four helix bundle protein translates to MTPQQLRERAKKFAVAIVRLCRSLPSDWVVREVGKQLVRAGTAVAANYRACQRGRSDKEFCAKIGVVVEEADETELWLELLQEADPQLATAETSALIGEARELVAIFSASHRTAKANLERKKAHKRKERASHRRTP, encoded by the coding sequence ATGACTCCACAGCAGCTGCGTGAACGGGCCAAGAAGTTTGCAGTCGCGATTGTGCGATTGTGTCGATCGCTGCCGAGCGACTGGGTGGTCCGCGAGGTGGGGAAACAGTTGGTCAGAGCGGGAACGGCCGTGGCCGCGAACTACAGGGCCTGCCAGCGCGGCCGAAGCGACAAGGAGTTCTGCGCGAAGATCGGAGTCGTGGTCGAGGAGGCGGACGAGACGGAACTGTGGCTCGAGTTGCTGCAGGAGGCCGATCCACAGTTAGCTACCGCGGAAACCAGCGCGCTGATCGGGGAGGCGCGAGAGCTCGTAGCAATCTTCAGCGCTTCGCACCGTACTGCCAAAGCGAATCTGGAAAGGAAGAAGGCGCACAAAAGAAAGGAGCGTGCATCGCATCGACGCACGCCCTAG